One Lagopus muta isolate bLagMut1 chromosome 10, bLagMut1 primary, whole genome shotgun sequence DNA segment encodes these proteins:
- the KIF23 gene encoding kinesin-like protein KIF23 isoform X4, whose translation MKAARAKTPRRPALKKASPPGPKDPVGVYCRVRPLSCPDQECCIEVINESTVQIHPPDGYRIFRNGEYRETQYSFKEVFGTLVAQKELFDAVAKPLVEDLVHGKNGLLFTYGVTGSGKTHTMTGSPGDGGLLPRCLAVIFNSIGPFQAKRFVFKLDDKNGVDIQCEVDALLERQKRDATPVPKASGKRQVDPEFADMINVQDHCKVEEVDEDNVYSVFVSYIEIYNNYIYDLLEDTSFDLIKPKWNNCNTPVRNGDFIPPQSKMLREDQNHNMYVMGCTEVEVKSTEEAFEVFWKGQKKRRIANTQLNRESSRSHGVFTIKLAQAPLDADGDNVLQEREQITLSQLSLVDLAGSERTNRTKAEGSRLREAGNINQSLMTLRTCIEVLRENQKYGTNKMVPYRDSKLTHLFKNYFDGEGKVRMIVCVNPKAEDYEESLQVMRFAEMTQEVEVARPVDRPLCGLTPGRRFRNQAFRDELARKLEIRGGPINEETEEQSASEILLQNFPPLPSCELLDINDDQTLPKLIEVLEERHKLRQKFSEEFARNVLTFRTALRELDSNIMSKENYFQGKLSEKEKIITGQKAELEHLEKKIKTLEYKVEILEKTATIYEEDKRHLQQELESKSQKLQRQVSDKRRLEARLQGMVAETTTKWEKECERRVAAKQLEMQNKLWVKDEKLKQLKAIVTESKSEKPERPSREREREKPIQRSVSPPPVPNTPPVRLRRRRSRSAGERWVDHKPPSNLPTDTVMQPHVPHAITVAAASEKALAKCDKYMLTHQELASDGEIETKLIKGDVFKTRGGGQAVQFTEIETLKQESPTGRKRRSSPSNADPPEDAADSEWTDVETRCSVAVEMRAGSTLGPGYQHHAQPKRRKP comes from the exons ATGAAGGCGGC AAGGGCCAAGACCCCACGGAGGCCGGCGCTGAAGAAGGCGTCGCCGCCCGGCCCGAAGGACCCCGTTGGG GTGTACTGTAGGGTGCGGCCGCTGAGCTGCCCGGACCAGGAGTGTTGCATCGAGGTGATCAACGAGAGCACGGTGCAGATCCACCCTCCCGACGGATACAGGATATTCCGCAACGGAGAATACCGGGAG ACACAGTATTCGTTTAAAGAAGTATTTGGTACCCTTGTGGCTCAAAAGGAGCTTTTTGACGCAGTGGCGAAGCCTCTCGTGGAAGATCTCGTTCATGGGAAAAACG GTCTCCTTTTTACGTACGGAGTAACAGGCAGTGGTAAAACCCACACTATGACCGGATCTCCTGGTGATGGAGGGCTGCTTCCACGGTGTTTGGCCGTGATCTTCAACAGCATAGGGCCGTTCCAGGCCAAGAGATTT GTTTTTAAGCTCGACGACAAGAATGGTGTGGATATTCAATGTGAAGTAGATGCTCTGTTAGAGAGGCAGAAAAGAGACGCCACACCTGTTCCCAAGGCTTCTGGCAA ACGACAGGTGGATCCAGAGTTTGCTGATATGATCAACGTGCAAGATCACTGCAAAGTGGAAGAAGTTGATGAAGATAATGTCTACAGTGTCTTTGTCTCCTACATCGAGATCTACAACAACTACATTTATGACCTCCTGGAAGATACTTCGTTTGACCTGATAAAACCCAA GTGGAACAATTGCAACACTCCTGTGCGAAACGGTGACTTTAT ACCTCCACAATCCAAAATGCTTCGTGAGGACCAGAATCACAACATGTATGTCATGGGGTGCACAGAAGTAGAGGTGAAATCCACGGAGGAAGCTTTTGAAGTCTTTTGGAAAG GGCAAAAGAAGAGGCGTATTGCAAACACTCAGCTGAATCGGGAATCCAGTCGATCTCATGGAGTTTTCACGATCAAGTTGGCTCAGGCACCTCTGGATGCAGATGGAGATAATGTGCTGCAG gagagggaacagaTTACTTTAAGCCAGCTGTCCTTAGTTGATCTGGCTGGAAGTGAAAGGACCAACAGAACAAAAGCTGAAGGGAGCAGGTTGCGAGAAGCAG gTAATATTAATCAGTCATTAATGACATTAAGAACATGTATTGAAGTTCTACGGGAAAACCAGAAGTATGGAACAAATAAG aTGGTGCCCTACAGAGATTCCAAACTGACTCATCTCTTCAAGAACTATTTTGATGGTGAAGGCAAAGTGCGTATGATTGTATGCGTAAACCCTAAAGCTGAGGACTACGAGGAAAGCCTG CAAGTCATGCGTTTTGCAGAGATGACGCAGGAGGTGGAGGTTGCGAGGCCTGTGGACAGACCGCTGTGCGGCCTAACGCCGGGACGGCGCTTCAGGAACCAGGCCTTCAGAGACGAGCTGGCCAGGAAACTGGAGATCCGAGGTGGCCCAATTAATGAAG aaacagaagagcaatctgcttcagaaatacttttGCAGAACTTTCCTCCCTTGCCTTCATGTGAGCTATTGGATATTAATGATGATCAAACACTTCCAAAGCTTATTGAAGTCCTGGAAGAACGCCATAAACTACGACAAAAGTTTTCGGAGGAGTTTGCCAGAAACG TACTTACATTCAGAACTGCGTTGCGAGAACTTGATTCCAACATTATGTccaaagaaaactattttcaaggaaagttgtctgagaaagagaaaataataacaggACAGAAAGCAGAGTTAGAACacctggagaagaaaattaagactTTGGAATACAAG GTTGAGATTTTAGAGAAAACTGCTACAATTTATGAAGAAGATAAGCGTCATCTTCAGCAAGAATTAGAGAGCAAGAGCCAGAAGCTGCAACGTCAGGTTTCTGACAAGCGCAGGTTGGAGGCACGGCTGCAAGGCATGGTTGCTGAAACAACCACGAAATGGGAGAAGGAGTGT GAGCGTCGTGTAGctgcaaagcagctggaaaTGCAGAACAAACTTTGGGtcaaagatgaaaaactgaagcagCTGAAGGCCATTGTTACTGAATCAAAGAGTGAAAAGCCTGAGAGGCCTTCacgggagagagagagagagaagcctATTCAGAGATCAGTCTCTCCACCACCAGTACCT AACACACCTCCAGTTCGTCTCAGACGCAGACGGTCGCGCTCAGCTGGGGAGAGATGGGTAGATCATAAGCCACCTTCTAATCTGCCCACTGACACAGTCATGCAGCCTCATGTCCCTCATGCCATCACAGTGGCAGCTGCAAGTGAAAAGGCACTAGCTAAGTGTGACAAGTACATGCTGACGCACCAGGAGCTAGCCTCTGATGGGGAGATTGAAACAAAACTAATTAAG GGTGATGTTTTCAAAACCAGAGGTGGTGGACAGGCTGTGCAGTTCACAGAGATAGAGACTCTGAAGCAAGAATCTCCAACTGG TCGAAAGCGAAGATCGTCGCCTTCCAATGCTGATCCACCAGAGGATGCTGCAGACTCTGAATGGACAGATGTGGAAACCAGA TGTTCTGTGGCAGTGGAAATGAGGGCAGGATCTACCCTTGGACCTGGATATCAGCATCATGCTCAGCCCAA
- the KIF23 gene encoding kinesin-like protein KIF23 isoform X1, with translation MKAARAKTPRRPALKKASPPGPKDPVGVYCRVRPLSCPDQECCIEVINESTVQIHPPDGYRIFRNGEYRETQYSFKEVFGTLVAQKELFDAVAKPLVEDLVHGKNGLLFTYGVTGSGKTHTMTGSPGDGGLLPRCLAVIFNSIGPFQAKRFVFKLDDKNGVDIQCEVDALLERQKRDATPVPKASGKRQVDPEFADMINVQDHCKVEEVDEDNVYSVFVSYIEIYNNYIYDLLEDTSFDLIKPKWNNCNTPVRNGDFIPPQSKMLREDQNHNMYVMGCTEVEVKSTEEAFEVFWKGQKKRRIANTQLNRESSRSHGVFTIKLAQAPLDADGDNVLQEREQITLSQLSLVDLAGSERTNRTKAEGSRLREAGNINQSLMTLRTCIEVLRENQKYGTNKMVPYRDSKLTHLFKNYFDGEGKVRMIVCVNPKAEDYEESLQVMRFAEMTQEVEVARPVDRPLCGLTPGRRFRNQAFRDELARKLEIRGGPINEETEEQSASEILLQNFPPLPSCELLDINDDQTLPKLIEVLEERHKLRQKFSEEFARNVLTFRTALRELDSNIMSKENYFQGKLSEKEKIITGQKAELEHLEKKIKTLEYKVEILEKTATIYEEDKRHLQQELESKSQKLQRQVSDKRRLEARLQGMVAETTTKWEKECERRVAAKQLEMQNKLWVKDEKLKQLKAIVTESKSEKPERPSREREREKPIQRSVSPPPVPVPNSQRLVSNQQLHRRSNSCSSISVASCVMEWEQKTPSHKHTGGNSKTRTRQQEPGQSRDCNTSDRRRGMCWTGITEVPKRRDELEIEEDQCCRNTPPVRLRRRRSRSAGERWVDHKPPSNLPTDTVMQPHVPHAITVAAASEKALAKCDKYMLTHQELASDGEIETKLIKGDVFKTRGGGQAVQFTEIETLKQESPTGRKRRSSPSNADPPEDAADSEWTDVETRCSVAVEMRAGSTLGPGYQHHAQPKRRKP, from the exons ATGAAGGCGGC AAGGGCCAAGACCCCACGGAGGCCGGCGCTGAAGAAGGCGTCGCCGCCCGGCCCGAAGGACCCCGTTGGG GTGTACTGTAGGGTGCGGCCGCTGAGCTGCCCGGACCAGGAGTGTTGCATCGAGGTGATCAACGAGAGCACGGTGCAGATCCACCCTCCCGACGGATACAGGATATTCCGCAACGGAGAATACCGGGAG ACACAGTATTCGTTTAAAGAAGTATTTGGTACCCTTGTGGCTCAAAAGGAGCTTTTTGACGCAGTGGCGAAGCCTCTCGTGGAAGATCTCGTTCATGGGAAAAACG GTCTCCTTTTTACGTACGGAGTAACAGGCAGTGGTAAAACCCACACTATGACCGGATCTCCTGGTGATGGAGGGCTGCTTCCACGGTGTTTGGCCGTGATCTTCAACAGCATAGGGCCGTTCCAGGCCAAGAGATTT GTTTTTAAGCTCGACGACAAGAATGGTGTGGATATTCAATGTGAAGTAGATGCTCTGTTAGAGAGGCAGAAAAGAGACGCCACACCTGTTCCCAAGGCTTCTGGCAA ACGACAGGTGGATCCAGAGTTTGCTGATATGATCAACGTGCAAGATCACTGCAAAGTGGAAGAAGTTGATGAAGATAATGTCTACAGTGTCTTTGTCTCCTACATCGAGATCTACAACAACTACATTTATGACCTCCTGGAAGATACTTCGTTTGACCTGATAAAACCCAA GTGGAACAATTGCAACACTCCTGTGCGAAACGGTGACTTTAT ACCTCCACAATCCAAAATGCTTCGTGAGGACCAGAATCACAACATGTATGTCATGGGGTGCACAGAAGTAGAGGTGAAATCCACGGAGGAAGCTTTTGAAGTCTTTTGGAAAG GGCAAAAGAAGAGGCGTATTGCAAACACTCAGCTGAATCGGGAATCCAGTCGATCTCATGGAGTTTTCACGATCAAGTTGGCTCAGGCACCTCTGGATGCAGATGGAGATAATGTGCTGCAG gagagggaacagaTTACTTTAAGCCAGCTGTCCTTAGTTGATCTGGCTGGAAGTGAAAGGACCAACAGAACAAAAGCTGAAGGGAGCAGGTTGCGAGAAGCAG gTAATATTAATCAGTCATTAATGACATTAAGAACATGTATTGAAGTTCTACGGGAAAACCAGAAGTATGGAACAAATAAG aTGGTGCCCTACAGAGATTCCAAACTGACTCATCTCTTCAAGAACTATTTTGATGGTGAAGGCAAAGTGCGTATGATTGTATGCGTAAACCCTAAAGCTGAGGACTACGAGGAAAGCCTG CAAGTCATGCGTTTTGCAGAGATGACGCAGGAGGTGGAGGTTGCGAGGCCTGTGGACAGACCGCTGTGCGGCCTAACGCCGGGACGGCGCTTCAGGAACCAGGCCTTCAGAGACGAGCTGGCCAGGAAACTGGAGATCCGAGGTGGCCCAATTAATGAAG aaacagaagagcaatctgcttcagaaatacttttGCAGAACTTTCCTCCCTTGCCTTCATGTGAGCTATTGGATATTAATGATGATCAAACACTTCCAAAGCTTATTGAAGTCCTGGAAGAACGCCATAAACTACGACAAAAGTTTTCGGAGGAGTTTGCCAGAAACG TACTTACATTCAGAACTGCGTTGCGAGAACTTGATTCCAACATTATGTccaaagaaaactattttcaaggaaagttgtctgagaaagagaaaataataacaggACAGAAAGCAGAGTTAGAACacctggagaagaaaattaagactTTGGAATACAAG GTTGAGATTTTAGAGAAAACTGCTACAATTTATGAAGAAGATAAGCGTCATCTTCAGCAAGAATTAGAGAGCAAGAGCCAGAAGCTGCAACGTCAGGTTTCTGACAAGCGCAGGTTGGAGGCACGGCTGCAAGGCATGGTTGCTGAAACAACCACGAAATGGGAGAAGGAGTGT GAGCGTCGTGTAGctgcaaagcagctggaaaTGCAGAACAAACTTTGGGtcaaagatgaaaaactgaagcagCTGAAGGCCATTGTTACTGAATCAAAGAGTGAAAAGCCTGAGAGGCCTTCacgggagagagagagagagaagcctATTCAGAGATCAGTCTCTCCACCACCAGTACCT GTTCCTAACAGCCAGCGGCTTGTGAGCaaccagcagctgcacagacGTTCAAATTCCTGTAGCAGCATTTCTGTGGCTTCCTGCGTTATGGAATGGGAGCAGAAAACCCCTTCACACAAGCATACCGGTGGCAATTCTAAAACAAGGACTAGACAACAAGAACCAGGACAAAGTAGAGACTGTAACACCTCAGACAGAAGGCGAGGGATGTGCTGGACTGGAATCACTGAGGTTCCCAAACGTAGAGATGAGCTAGAGATAGAAGAGGATCAATGCTGCAGG AACACACCTCCAGTTCGTCTCAGACGCAGACGGTCGCGCTCAGCTGGGGAGAGATGGGTAGATCATAAGCCACCTTCTAATCTGCCCACTGACACAGTCATGCAGCCTCATGTCCCTCATGCCATCACAGTGGCAGCTGCAAGTGAAAAGGCACTAGCTAAGTGTGACAAGTACATGCTGACGCACCAGGAGCTAGCCTCTGATGGGGAGATTGAAACAAAACTAATTAAG GGTGATGTTTTCAAAACCAGAGGTGGTGGACAGGCTGTGCAGTTCACAGAGATAGAGACTCTGAAGCAAGAATCTCCAACTGG TCGAAAGCGAAGATCGTCGCCTTCCAATGCTGATCCACCAGAGGATGCTGCAGACTCTGAATGGACAGATGTGGAAACCAGA TGTTCTGTGGCAGTGGAAATGAGGGCAGGATCTACCCTTGGACCTGGATATCAGCATCATGCTCAGCCCAA
- the KIF23 gene encoding kinesin-like protein KIF23 isoform X7 has product MKAARAKTPRRPALKKASPPGPKDPVGVYCRVRPLSCPDQECCIEVINESTVQIHPPDGYRIFRNGEYRETQYSFKEVFGTLVAQKELFDAVAKPLVEDLVHGKNGLLFTYGVTGSGKTHTMTGSPGDGGLLPRCLAVIFNSIGPFQAKRFVFKLDDKNGVDIQCEVDALLERQKRDATPVPKASGKRQVDPEFADMINVQDHCKVEEVDEDNVYSVFVSYIEIYNNYIYDLLEDTSFDLIKPKWNNCNTPVRNGDFIPPQSKMLREDQNHNMYVMGCTEVEVKSTEEAFEVFWKGQKKRRIANTQLNRESSRSHGVFTIKLAQAPLDADGDNVLQEREQITLSQLSLVDLAGSERTNRTKAEGSRLREAGNINQSLMTLRTCIEVLRENQKYGTNKMVPYRDSKLTHLFKNYFDGEGKVRMIVCVNPKAEDYEESLQVMRFAEMTQEVEVARPVDRPLCGLTPGRRFRNQAFRDELARKLEIRGGPINEETEEQSASEILLQNFPPLPSCELLDINDDQTLPKLIEVLEERHKLRQKFSEEFARNVLTFRTALRELDSNIMSKENYFQGKLSEKEKIITGQKAELEHLEKKIKTLEYKVEILEKTATIYEEDKRHLQQELESKSQKLQRQVSDKRRLEARLQGMVAETTTKWEKECERRVAAKQLEMQNKLWVKDEKLKQLKAIVTESKSEKPERPSREREREKPIQRSVSPPPVPPSGNFITQVPNSQRLVSNQQLHRRSNSCSSISVASCVMEWEQKTPSHKHTGGNSKTRTRQQEPGQSRDCNTSDRRRGMCWTGITEVPKRRDELEIEEDQCCRNTPPVRLRRRRSRSAGERWVDHKPPSNLPTDTVMQPHVPHAITVAAASEKALAKCDKYMLTHQELASDGEIETKLIKGDVFKTRGGGQAVQFTEIETLKQESPTGRKRRSSPSNADPPEDAADSEWTDVETRCSVAVEMRAGSTLGPGYQHHAQPKRRKP; this is encoded by the exons ATGAAGGCGGC AAGGGCCAAGACCCCACGGAGGCCGGCGCTGAAGAAGGCGTCGCCGCCCGGCCCGAAGGACCCCGTTGGG GTGTACTGTAGGGTGCGGCCGCTGAGCTGCCCGGACCAGGAGTGTTGCATCGAGGTGATCAACGAGAGCACGGTGCAGATCCACCCTCCCGACGGATACAGGATATTCCGCAACGGAGAATACCGGGAG ACACAGTATTCGTTTAAAGAAGTATTTGGTACCCTTGTGGCTCAAAAGGAGCTTTTTGACGCAGTGGCGAAGCCTCTCGTGGAAGATCTCGTTCATGGGAAAAACG GTCTCCTTTTTACGTACGGAGTAACAGGCAGTGGTAAAACCCACACTATGACCGGATCTCCTGGTGATGGAGGGCTGCTTCCACGGTGTTTGGCCGTGATCTTCAACAGCATAGGGCCGTTCCAGGCCAAGAGATTT GTTTTTAAGCTCGACGACAAGAATGGTGTGGATATTCAATGTGAAGTAGATGCTCTGTTAGAGAGGCAGAAAAGAGACGCCACACCTGTTCCCAAGGCTTCTGGCAA ACGACAGGTGGATCCAGAGTTTGCTGATATGATCAACGTGCAAGATCACTGCAAAGTGGAAGAAGTTGATGAAGATAATGTCTACAGTGTCTTTGTCTCCTACATCGAGATCTACAACAACTACATTTATGACCTCCTGGAAGATACTTCGTTTGACCTGATAAAACCCAA GTGGAACAATTGCAACACTCCTGTGCGAAACGGTGACTTTAT ACCTCCACAATCCAAAATGCTTCGTGAGGACCAGAATCACAACATGTATGTCATGGGGTGCACAGAAGTAGAGGTGAAATCCACGGAGGAAGCTTTTGAAGTCTTTTGGAAAG GGCAAAAGAAGAGGCGTATTGCAAACACTCAGCTGAATCGGGAATCCAGTCGATCTCATGGAGTTTTCACGATCAAGTTGGCTCAGGCACCTCTGGATGCAGATGGAGATAATGTGCTGCAG gagagggaacagaTTACTTTAAGCCAGCTGTCCTTAGTTGATCTGGCTGGAAGTGAAAGGACCAACAGAACAAAAGCTGAAGGGAGCAGGTTGCGAGAAGCAG gTAATATTAATCAGTCATTAATGACATTAAGAACATGTATTGAAGTTCTACGGGAAAACCAGAAGTATGGAACAAATAAG aTGGTGCCCTACAGAGATTCCAAACTGACTCATCTCTTCAAGAACTATTTTGATGGTGAAGGCAAAGTGCGTATGATTGTATGCGTAAACCCTAAAGCTGAGGACTACGAGGAAAGCCTG CAAGTCATGCGTTTTGCAGAGATGACGCAGGAGGTGGAGGTTGCGAGGCCTGTGGACAGACCGCTGTGCGGCCTAACGCCGGGACGGCGCTTCAGGAACCAGGCCTTCAGAGACGAGCTGGCCAGGAAACTGGAGATCCGAGGTGGCCCAATTAATGAAG aaacagaagagcaatctgcttcagaaatacttttGCAGAACTTTCCTCCCTTGCCTTCATGTGAGCTATTGGATATTAATGATGATCAAACACTTCCAAAGCTTATTGAAGTCCTGGAAGAACGCCATAAACTACGACAAAAGTTTTCGGAGGAGTTTGCCAGAAACG TACTTACATTCAGAACTGCGTTGCGAGAACTTGATTCCAACATTATGTccaaagaaaactattttcaaggaaagttgtctgagaaagagaaaataataacaggACAGAAAGCAGAGTTAGAACacctggagaagaaaattaagactTTGGAATACAAG GTTGAGATTTTAGAGAAAACTGCTACAATTTATGAAGAAGATAAGCGTCATCTTCAGCAAGAATTAGAGAGCAAGAGCCAGAAGCTGCAACGTCAGGTTTCTGACAAGCGCAGGTTGGAGGCACGGCTGCAAGGCATGGTTGCTGAAACAACCACGAAATGGGAGAAGGAGTGT GAGCGTCGTGTAGctgcaaagcagctggaaaTGCAGAACAAACTTTGGGtcaaagatgaaaaactgaagcagCTGAAGGCCATTGTTACTGAATCAAAGAGTGAAAAGCCTGAGAGGCCTTCacgggagagagagagagagaagcctATTCAGAGATCAGTCTCTCCACCACCAGTACCT CCTTCTGGTAACTTTATCACTCAGGTTCCTAACAGCCAGCGGCTTGTGAGCaaccagcagctgcacagacGTTCAAATTCCTGTAGCAGCATTTCTGTGGCTTCCTGCGTTATGGAATGGGAGCAGAAAACCCCTTCACACAAGCATACCGGTGGCAATTCTAAAACAAGGACTAGACAACAAGAACCAGGACAAAGTAGAGACTGTAACACCTCAGACAGAAGGCGAGGGATGTGCTGGACTGGAATCACTGAGGTTCCCAAACGTAGAGATGAGCTAGAGATAGAAGAGGATCAATGCTGCAGG AACACACCTCCAGTTCGTCTCAGACGCAGACGGTCGCGCTCAGCTGGGGAGAGATGGGTAGATCATAAGCCACCTTCTAATCTGCCCACTGACACAGTCATGCAGCCTCATGTCCCTCATGCCATCACAGTGGCAGCTGCAAGTGAAAAGGCACTAGCTAAGTGTGACAAGTACATGCTGACGCACCAGGAGCTAGCCTCTGATGGGGAGATTGAAACAAAACTAATTAAG GGTGATGTTTTCAAAACCAGAGGTGGTGGACAGGCTGTGCAGTTCACAGAGATAGAGACTCTGAAGCAAGAATCTCCAACTGG TCGAAAGCGAAGATCGTCGCCTTCCAATGCTGATCCACCAGAGGATGCTGCAGACTCTGAATGGACAGATGTGGAAACCAGA TGTTCTGTGGCAGTGGAAATGAGGGCAGGATCTACCCTTGGACCTGGATATCAGCATCATGCTCAGCCCAA